From Candidatus Hydrogenedentota bacterium:
CTTGTTGAACCAACATTTTAATTTCAACCGTATTGATGTGATCAATTGCGGTTTGTCGGGAATGAACTCGATTAAGCATCGTTTGCGTATGGGCGATTATCTTGCCCTTGAGCCCGACCTCCTTGTTATCTATAACGCTGTCAACGATATTTGCCATGATCTGTTTCCATTGTGGCAGAAGCGCCATAATATTTTACAAAAGGGCTTCCGTGAATCTCGTTTTTTTTGCCGCTATTTAGGACATCATCTATTGCCGGACACAGCAGACATTCAGCATGATATCGAAGCCTCCGCCATGACGAATCTGGCGTATATGAGTCAATACGCCCGAAATTATGGCGTGGAAACAGTGATATGCAGTTTTGCTGCTCCCCATCCCGACAGTCTGTCCCCCGTGGAACGGGACTATTATGAATATTATACTGTTATGGAATGGACAGGACGCTACTCCAATTTTGAAGCATATAGACACGTGCTATCCCTGTATAACGAGGCGTTGCGCCGGTTGTGTGAAAGGGAGGCGCTTCTTTATATCCCTGTTGAAGAGAAGATGCGCGATGGCGTTACCATTTTTGGAGATATCTGCCACTTGCGTAGTCCGGGGATAGAAAAAAAAGCAACGATTATCGCTGATGTACTCATTCCGTTGATTGAAAAAGCCTTGATGCTTGAGTCATACTGAGCTGACTGGTATCTCAACATAGGAATTGACGCTATGATCTCTCTACTTGGTCGTTTTTTAAGAAATCTGCCTGAGCCCTCCGTTACCTCCATTCCCGGTGGTAGTGTTTCGCCGCCGACTCCGGCAACCCACAAAGTCAAGAAACAGACGAGAGATTTAATTGACGAATTAGAGCGGATGACACTGCTCAATCAGGCAATGTGGGAACTTATCCGAGACCGTTTAAATCTGAGTGATGAAGATCTGGAGCGGAAAGTACAGGAAGTAGACATGCGCGACGGTAAGCGCGACGGAAAGATGAGCGTCCATCCCTTACGCTGTCCTCAATGCGGCCGTATTTCCAATTCGCGGCTCAAAAAATGCTTGTACTGCGGTCTGGAATTTAAAGGCGATATATTCGCATAGGATTTATGGCTGCGTCGCTACGGCTTCTGGAGTTGCAGACCGATTCACAATAGACGCCATAGCCTGCGTATCCATTGGGAAATCCAGAAAGAAAGCGGTACGTTGTGCCGCTTCGAGGGGATCGCGAAGAATCGCCTCATAGTGCAGGAACAAGCAGTGCGTGTGGGCACGACTCCGTAACAACCGACGTATAGAATCTAGGTGTTTAGGATAGAGTGTGAGCAGCGGCAGATCTTCCTTGTGCACCGCACCGTCAGCTGCAAGAGAAGCGTTTATGGTGCTGTCCCCTTGACCCAGCATGTTCCGCTGCGACGCAAGAATGGCCTCTAAACTCCGTTCCATAAAAATAATATGGCAAGGGAGCGTAAGCGGCAGCGCAGGCAAGAGGAAAGAAATGATCTTGACGGCTCGTCCTTTAGCGAGGGGCAGCCAGTCTTGAGATTCCCGCAGTCGTTTCACAGGCTCATATTCATAATAGCCGCCGGGATTAAACCGGTCTGCCGGGCGCTGATCATCGGTTAAAAGACTGATCCTGCCTTTACCCAGCATGGCCATCATCATGGATGTGCCGCTCCGTGGCAATCCCGATACAATTACTGTTGTATTGAGCATGAGCACATTTCCGAGGGGAAACAAAGTCTATGGTGCTGCATCTTATTATTTCTTTAGATCAACGCCGGCCTTTTCCAAGGCTTGCTCAAGGTCGGAAGATGTGAAGGGCTTTTGCAGGAGCAATGTCGCGCCGAGTTCCAAAACTTGTTGTGCCGCTTCTCCCTGATAATAACCGGTCATAGCGACAACATGGATGTGTTTTGTGATCTGATTTTGTTTGATCCGTCTGCAAACCTCAAAACCGTTGATATTGGGTAAACGCAAATCCAAGAAAACAATATCAGGCTGAAAAGATACAATAAGCCGACCCGCATCGAAGCCGTCGGTAGCAGACTCGATATGAAAGGCGGTTTTTTCTTTTTCTAAAAAACGGCGTATCACTGAAATAACAGCCTTTTCATCATCTACAATCAAGACGCGCACACCCGGATCGTCCAGATCCGAAGGAAGCGGAATCTTGTTTTCTTTCATAAAGCGCAGCAGCTCTTCACGATGAATTCGACGATGACCGCCGGGAGTTCTGAACACAGTTAAATGTCCTGCTTCTGCCCATTTCCGGATCGTGTCAGCAGTCACATAACAATACTTCGCCACATCAGAAGTACTAAATGATTGTTTGGCTTCCATAAAACCAACCTTCTAGTAGATTATTTATATTTATAGTTTGACCCTAACTATCATACCCTATTTCGGCGGATGTTGCAAAACATTGCCCTGAACTTGAGTTGTCGCCTTTGCTAAGCTTTGGATACAATAGGGGTTGGTCATGGTGTTCTGCGTAGGCTATTCACTGCATAAACGAGGGTAATTCATATTATGTTGCATATGGATCAACGGTTGTCGGTACGACCGGAACTGCGCCAAGTGTTGGCTCCACAAATGCAGCAGGCCTTGCAATTACTTCAAATGAATAATGTTGAACTCGAACAGTATATAGAAGCATCTATAGAGGCGAATCCCTTTCTGGATCGACGGGGCAGCCGAGAGACGCCCTTTAGCGAGATGACTGATCCCCAAGTTTCCACAGCGGATGATTCCGAGGAACAGATCGAAACAGATTATGAACACCAGGTTTTTGGGCGGGAAGAATCGTCGGCAGAGCATCATTTAAGCGATCCCTATATCCATGGCGCCGGGAGGCATTCCAACGCCGAGCTTGAAGAAGCATGGCGCTATTATCAAGATTCCATTACCTTGGATCGCACGCTAAGTGCCCACTTGTTGGATCAGCTGCGTCTGGCTGATCTGTCACCTGAAGCGTATGCTATTGGTGAGCGTTTAATTATCAACGACATCAACGACCGCGGTTATTTCACAGGCGATATTGCTGAGATTACCAAAGAGTTGGGCGTATCAACAGATCGTGTGCAGCAGGTACTCACGACTATTAAACAATTCGAACCTACCGGTGTGGGCGCTTCCGATTTGATGGAATGTCTGTTGATGCAATGTGAAGTTGAATATCCCGATGATGACGCGCTGCGCATCTTGCTCAAAGTTCACTGGGAAGCCCTTACGGAAGGTCAATTCCGCCAAATTGCCGATGCCATGGACATTACAGAGGATCAGGTTTTACAGCTACGCGATAAATTGGGACAGCTTGATCCTTTTCCGGGCTACGAATATGGGAGAACACCGCCGCCTTATATTGTCCCGGAAGTGACTGTTGAAAAAGTAGATGACGATTATATTGTGGTGCTCACTGCGGACTCGATGCCCTCAGTGACCATTAACGAATCATATATTCAAGAAATACGCAGCCGTAAGATGATTGATGAAGAACGCAACTATGTCCGTGAACATTTTGATTCGGCCCGTTTTCTCATTAACAATATCAAGCGCAGGCAAGATACGATTTTAAAAACAGCCCAAGCAATTGTAGACTTGCAGCGCGCCTTTATGGAAAAGGGTGTGTCTGCCATGCGCCCGCTGACTTTGGGCGAAGTCGCCGAAAAAGTGGGGGTTCATGAAAGTACCGTATCCCGTACGGTGAACGGAAAATATATGCAAACCCCGCAAGGACTCTTTGAGTTGAAATATTTTTTCCCGTCAGGGGTAAGTTCGCAGGATGGCGA
This genomic window contains:
- the rpoN gene encoding RNA polymerase factor sigma-54, giving the protein MLHMDQRLSVRPELRQVLAPQMQQALQLLQMNNVELEQYIEASIEANPFLDRRGSRETPFSEMTDPQVSTADDSEEQIETDYEHQVFGREESSAEHHLSDPYIHGAGRHSNAELEEAWRYYQDSITLDRTLSAHLLDQLRLADLSPEAYAIGERLIINDINDRGYFTGDIAEITKELGVSTDRVQQVLTTIKQFEPTGVGASDLMECLLMQCEVEYPDDDALRILLKVHWEALTEGQFRQIADAMDITEDQVLQLRDKLGQLDPFPGYEYGRTPPPYIVPEVTVEKVDDDYIVVLTADSMPSVTINESYIQEIRSRKMIDEERNYVREHFDSARFLINNIKRRQDTILKTAQAIVDLQRAFMEKGVSAMRPLTLGEVAEKVGVHESTVSRTVNGKYMQTPQGLFELKYFFPSGVSSQDGDGQSSIAVSALIGDIIAKEDKRKPLSDQKIADLLNEKGIQIARRTVAKYREQSGLLPARMRRR
- a CDS encoding response regulator translates to MEAKQSFSTSDVAKYCYVTADTIRKWAEAGHLTVFRTPGGHRRIHREELLRFMKENKIPLPSDLDDPGVRVLIVDDEKAVISVIRRFLEKEKTAFHIESATDGFDAGRLIVSFQPDIVFLDLRLPNINGFEVCRRIKQNQITKHIHVVAMTGYYQGEAAQQVLELGATLLLQKPFTSSDLEQALEKAGVDLKK